A genomic window from Camelina sativa cultivar DH55 chromosome 2, Cs, whole genome shotgun sequence includes:
- the LOC104749979 gene encoding uncharacterized protein LOC104749979 produces the protein MATTLNKHITFVLSLFLIVLIAFPVVNAMLLQDIYAFCKETNNVNFCLKYIGTDKRILAARNLNDVLLIAFSQCKIQVSEAAKHINKVRQKFSGPIGKERIKFCERNYGLASGLFQEAYETGQQKVLAYRAHLSAKVGSTYVRECEEEWKKNGPIQKSPVTYYNTNVIKLSSIIRVIIDKLYMN, from the exons ATGGCCACAACACTAAACAAACACATAACTTTTGTCTTGTCGCTGTTTTTGATTGTGCTTATTGCGTTTCCAGTTGTAAATGCGATGCTTCTTCAAGACATATATGCATtttgcaaagaaacaaataatgTGAACTTCTGCTTGAAATATATTGGAACGGACAAACGTATATTAGCTGCACGCAATCTCAACGACGTGCTTTTGATTGCG TTTTCTCAGTGCAAAATTCAAGTGAGTGAAGCAGCCAAACATATCAACAAAGTCCGCCAAAAGTTTAGTGGTCCAATTGGGAAAGAACGGATCAAGTTTTGTGAGAGGAACTACGGTTTGGCGTCAGGTTTATTCCAAGAAGCGTATGAAACAGGACAACAAAAAGTACTTGCATACAGGGCTCACTTATCTGCAAAGGTCGGCTCAACCTATGTGCGCGAGTGCGAAGAAGAGTGGAAAAAGAATGGTCCAATACAAAAATCCCCTGTAACTTATTATAACACAAATGTTATAAAACTATCTTCTATTATTCGTGTTATTATCGACAAGTTGTACATGAATTAA